AACGAGTTCGCGGCTAATAGGAAACCTCCACTTCATATCCGCTAAACTTGCGGATATTGATCACACCGCTATCCAGTAATAGATATTGGCCCTTAATGCCTTGCAGTACGCCGGACACCTCGGGGTCTTTATCCAGGTTAAAGGATTTCACTTTGGTGGGGTATTGCAGCACCGGATAGGTAATGCTCACCGTTTCGGCATCGGCCAAAAACGCCATGGACTCGCTGCCGAATTGCTCGGCAATTGCCGATAATTGCGTCGTACATTTCGCCAGCAGCTCATCCCGCAGCGCCGGCAAATCCAACGGTTGCACGTTATTTTTCAACATCTGCTGCCAGCTGGTTTTGTCGCTGACGTGCGCGGCCAATGCCACTTCTATTAAGCCGGAAATATGTCGGGAGGCGACCTGGAATATCGGCAGGGCCTGCACCGCGCCTTGATCGATCCAGCGGGTCGGGGTTTGCGAGCGGCGGGTAATGCCCACCTTAATACCGGACGAGTTGGCCAGATAAACGATGTGCGGCTGAAAGCAAAATTCCTCGCCCCAACTGGGCTCGCGGCAGGTACCGGCGGCGTAATGACAGGTTTCCGGCTTCATGATGCACATATCGCATTGCGCCAGTTTGATAAAACAGGGATAGCAATAACCTTGATTGAAGCTTTTATTGGTCTTTTTTTGGCAATGCACGCAAAAAATACGCCCGCTATGCCGTAACTGCAGGGGTTGGCCCAGCAACGGGCTCAAATCCAACTCGGCGTCGCCAACCGGCAACCGGTAACTGACCGTTTCCGCCAATTGCGTGGTCATTTTCTGTAAACTGCCCAACACGGTATTAACCTCATCTTGTCGATTCAATTGGCTATAATGACAGCGTTTTCGAATTGCACAAGGCTGAAGTGAAGATGGCTGATCCCGTTTCGACCCGGCCTGTTCTTTCAGTACCGTACCCGCCGCCCTACGCGGAACCAACCAGTGGCCATTAGTCCTAAACCCGTTATCCCCCGTCAAAAACCGACCGCTCGCAAAGTCATTCAAGCGGATAAGTCTCAGACACCGGCTACCAAGAAACCCAGAAAACCGCGTAAAACGACAGCCCGCAAACGTCCGCAGCAACCCGCTTTTTGGAGCCGGCAAAACCTGCTGTTGCTGAGTCTGGAAGGCTTGGGGCTGGCGATTAGCGCTTTACTCGGCACCATGCTGATCCTGGGCTCTTCCGCCAGTACGTTTTCGGGATCGGGCTTTTTCGGCAGTTTGCTGCCGTTTGCTGCGGGGGTGGCGCTTTGGGCTCTTATTTGCGCGGTTTCCTTGCTGTTCTGGTTGAAATGGCGCGGCTGGCTGAAGGCTAAACTGGCGTTCTTGCCGGCCGGCCTCGCTTTTTGTATGGCGCTCGGCATGTTGTGGTTTGTGTTCCACGATGGCTACATCCCGGTGTTTACCCATTTCCGTAGTCTGGTGGGTGGCAAGCAGCAAGCGGCGCAAACCACGTTGGCCCATCAGGTTTATGCGGCTTATCGCCGCCATAATCAGTCGCAGTTGTTAAAATTGATCGAACGCGCCGAACCGTTCGCGGCGGACATTCGGCAGGCGGCAAAAACCTTTGCCGTGGATGAACATCTGCTGCTGGGTATCGCGGCCACCGAATCGTCCTTTCAACCGCGCACCAGCCAGGACGGCGGCCAGGGTTTGTTTCAAATCACGGCCGTGCCCAAATTTATTTTGCGGCAGGCCAGTGAAAAACTGGCCGTCAAACAACTGGATTTGGCCAATCCTCGTCACAATGCCTTTATTGCCGCCGCCACACTGAAACATTATCTGGCTGAAATGAAAGACGACCTGTTTCTGGGGCTGTTGGCATACAACATCGGCCCACGAAATGGCGGTCTGCGTTTTATCATGCAAAAATACGGCGCCGACGATTTTGTCACCATGCAGCCCTACATTCAGCAACTGCCGCGCGATTATCCGATTCGGGTTTTAGCTTATGCCTTGGCATTTAAGTTATGGCAACAAGAAGGTAAGTTGCTGGCCTACGAAGCAGCCGAAAACGCGATACGCATTCAGCAATTGGGTATTCCGGGTCTGGTTACGGCTTTTTAGAGACTAAATTTAAACTCATCGGCTACCACCGGCCGGCCGAAATAATAGCCTTGGTAGAATAGACAGCCTTTGGCTTTTAAAAACTCCACTTGGCTCTCATCTTCCACACCTTCGGCGATCACATTCAAGCCCAGACTTTTGGTCATCATGATGATGGTTTCCACGATCACCGCCGCGTTGGGATCGTTAATATGCCGCACAAAGCTTTGATCAATTTTCAATTGGCTTAACGGCAGGCTTTTTAGATACGACAAAGACGAATATCCCACGCCGAAATCGTCGATGGAGATTCTCACCCCCATGGCCTGTAAGGCATGCATCTTGGCGATAGTGTCATCGATATGTTCGATCACGCAGCCCTCGGTCAATTCAATGACCAACCGCTTGGCATTGACACCGGCATCCAGCAAAGCCTGTCTGACCTGTTGCACAAACCCCGCCTGCCGAAACTGCCGGGAACTGACATTCACCGCTATATGGTCTATTTTGTTGCCTTGCGCGTCCCAGGCCTTGATTTGTTGACAGGCTTCATGCAAAACCCAGGCGCCTATCGGCAATATCAGATGAGTGTCTTCCGCCAGCGGAATAAATTCGGCGGGCGAAATCATGCCTTTTTCCGGATGTATCCAACGTATTAAGGCTTCCGCACTCACCACCCGCAGTTGATCGTTAACCTGCGGTTGATAATGCAGCACAAATTGCCGATCTTGTAAGGCTAAGCGCATTTCCTTTTCCAAGGTCAGGCGCCTGTCCGCAGCGACCTGCATGGCCGGTTTGAAAAAGCTGATGCCGTTGCGCCCGCTCTCCTTGGCCCGGTACATGGCGGTATCGGCCTGCTGAATAATGTCTTCCGGTTGTTCGGCGGTTTCCGGGTACAAGGTCACCCCTATACTGGTGGAAAAATGGTGTTCGCTACCCTGCACTACAAAAGGCTGATTGATGGCCAACAGAATCTTCTCCGCCAGCATGGCGGCGTGATTAGTGGCCTGTTGCAGACTCAGGAAACGCCCCGGCACCATAATAATAAATTCATCGCCACCCAGGCGGCAGGCGGTATCTTCCTGGCGGATGATCGAATGCAGGCGCTGCGCCACCTGAATCAACAACTCATCGCCCACCTGATGGCCCCGGGAATCGTTAAGGTTTTTGAAATGATCCAGATCCAGAAAGAATAAGGCGCCGAAACGCGAATGGCGCTTGGCGGCGGCAATTTCCTGTTGCAGCCGGTCCAGCAACAAGCGCCGGTTGGGCAGGTTGGTCAACGGATCGTAGTAGGCCAGGTTATGGATTTCCTGTTCGGCGGCTTTCTTGTCGCTAACGTCGGAAAATATCGCCACATAATGTATCAGACTATTCTGCTGGTCCCGCACCCCGGTTACGGTCAACAGTTCCGGAAACACGGTACCGTTTTTGCGGCGGTTCCAGATTTCCCCTTTCCATTGATTATTCTTGGTCAGCTGTCTATACATTTCCCTGTAAAACGCTTGGTCATGGTAACCGGACGCTAATATGCGGGGATTTTGGCCGATAGCCTCTTCGGCACTGTAACCGGTGATGTCGCTAAAGGCTCTATTCACCCGCAGAATATTACCTTCGGCATCGGTAACCACAATCGCTTCATGCGATTCAAAGGTGGTGGCGGCCACCCGCAGTTCATTTTCCTGCTGTTGGCGGATGGAAATTTCCTGGTTTAAGGCTGCATTGCTGCTCAATAAATCCTGGGTGCGTTTTTCGACCATTTCCTCTACACGGGCGGTACGGCCCGTCAATAACAGCAAACCGAACCCAGTCAAACCGCACAGTAAAAACCCGCCTAATATCAGCCAATTAAAGCGTAAGGATTGTTGCTGACTAAAAAAATTCGCGGCCGGCCAATAACTGAACCGCCACTGCCGACCCGCGACCTGCATTTGATGAGTAATCGTCAAATTAGACAGTTGCAAAGTCCTATGAAAATCGGCGGGCAGATTACTGTATATCAATTGACCGTCATCCTGAATCGTCATCAACAATTGCAATTCTTTATGGCCCAACCACTCAAATATGCCGTCAATATCGGTATCGATACGAAACACACAGGCGACAAACCCCAGAAAAGCGTCCTGACGGTCTTTTGCGGTGCTCAAACCCGATTTGTTATAAACCGGCGAGTAAACCACCACGCCTGGACGGCTAACATTATCTTGGATCAATTGAATAGGACTGGCGGCCCGGGTATTACCCGTGTCTATCACGTTGGAAATGATGGGTGCAATCTGGGGGTTGCTGGAAATATCGTATCCTAAAGCCGCTTCATTGCCGCTAGCGGGCACCACAAAGGTTACCGGGAAATAGGCCGGCTTGGGTTTTGCCGGTTCCAAACCGCCGCCGGGGTGTAGTTGCCGAATAACCGCAGCGTGTCGCGCTTCCCAATTCGCCCTTTCCCGGTCGCTGACCCGAGGCGTCCACTCCAAAATACCGCTGCTCCGGTCCCGAATGGTTTCGGCAAAATGCTCGAATTCTTCGCGACTAACGTGTTTGGAACTATCGAACAGCGCCTTAAGCGCCAGGTTGGTGGCCATATGATTCCGCATATGCTCTTGAACAGTGGCATGCAACAATTCCACTTGCCGCTGAAACTGGCTGCC
This sequence is a window from Methylomonas methanica MC09. Protein-coding genes within it:
- a CDS encoding EAL domain-containing protein, which gives rise to MAGYFAAGWVGTLLAVPPSNASPVWPAAGVALALMLAYGEIVLPGIFLGALVAQCYAFLDISSAAKVLVSVGIGSWVAIGCSLQAWLGMWLINRYVGRHDPLIEDKKILHFFVLITLSCLVSASVGVAYLVFRGVIGFSSVPDSWVTWWMGDTIGAAVFAPMTLLFLGRPRAIWHARRRFVLLPLFTVILLVVAAFELSLRQEQQRLGSQFQRQVELLHATVQEHMRNHMATNLALKALFDSSKHVSREEFEHFAETIRDRSSGILEWTPRVSDRERANWEARHAAVIRQLHPGGGLEPAKPKPAYFPVTFVVPASGNEAALGYDISSNPQIAPIISNVIDTGNTRAASPIQLIQDNVSRPGVVVYSPVYNKSGLSTAKDRQDAFLGFVACVFRIDTDIDGIFEWLGHKELQLLMTIQDDGQLIYSNLPADFHRTLQLSNLTITHQMQVAGRQWRFSYWPAANFFSQQQSLRFNWLILGGFLLCGLTGFGLLLLTGRTARVEEMVEKRTQDLLSSNAALNQEISIRQQQENELRVAATTFESHEAIVVTDAEGNILRVNRAFSDITGYSAEEAIGQNPRILASGYHDQAFYREMYRQLTKNNQWKGEIWNRRKNGTVFPELLTVTGVRDQQNSLIHYVAIFSDVSDKKAAEQEIHNLAYYDPLTNLPNRRLLLDRLQQEIAAAKRHSRFGALFFLDLDHFKNLNDSRGHQVGDELLIQVAQRLHSIIRQEDTACRLGGDEFIIMVPGRFLSLQQATNHAAMLAEKILLAINQPFVVQGSEHHFSTSIGVTLYPETAEQPEDIIQQADTAMYRAKESGRNGISFFKPAMQVAADRRLTLEKEMRLALQDRQFVLHYQPQVNDQLRVVSAEALIRWIHPEKGMISPAEFIPLAEDTHLILPIGAWVLHEACQQIKAWDAQGNKIDHIAVNVSSRQFRQAGFVQQVRQALLDAGVNAKRLVIELTEGCVIEHIDDTIAKMHALQAMGVRISIDDFGVGYSSLSYLKSLPLSQLKIDQSFVRHINDPNAAVIVETIIMMTKSLGLNVIAEGVEDESQVEFLKAKGCLFYQGYYFGRPVVADEFKFSL
- a CDS encoding transglycosylase SLT domain-containing protein, with protein sequence MAISPKPVIPRQKPTARKVIQADKSQTPATKKPRKPRKTTARKRPQQPAFWSRQNLLLLSLEGLGLAISALLGTMLILGSSASTFSGSGFFGSLLPFAAGVALWALICAVSLLFWLKWRGWLKAKLAFLPAGLAFCMALGMLWFVFHDGYIPVFTHFRSLVGGKQQAAQTTLAHQVYAAYRRHNQSQLLKLIERAEPFAADIRQAAKTFAVDEHLLLGIAATESSFQPRTSQDGGQGLFQITAVPKFILRQASEKLAVKQLDLANPRHNAFIAAATLKHYLAEMKDDLFLGLLAYNIGPRNGGLRFIMQKYGADDFVTMQPYIQQLPRDYPIRVLAYALAFKLWQQEGKLLAYEAAENAIRIQQLGIPGLVTAF
- a CDS encoding DUF2797 domain-containing protein, encoding MLGSLQKMTTQLAETVSYRLPVGDAELDLSPLLGQPLQLRHSGRIFCVHCQKKTNKSFNQGYCYPCFIKLAQCDMCIMKPETCHYAAGTCREPSWGEEFCFQPHIVYLANSSGIKVGITRRSQTPTRWIDQGAVQALPIFQVASRHISGLIEVALAAHVSDKTSWQQMLKNNVQPLDLPALRDELLAKCTTQLSAIAEQFGSESMAFLADAETVSITYPVLQYPTKVKSFNLDKDPEVSGVLQGIKGQYLLLDSGVINIRKFSGYEVEVSY